Part of the Anticarsia gemmatalis isolate Benzon Research Colony breed Stoneville strain chromosome 14, ilAntGemm2 primary, whole genome shotgun sequence genome, TCGTCTCACTTTTGCTACCGAACGCGCTAGATGCAGCAggtaatttgtataaaaacacaTAGGTATTGGTATTTCTTACAAATGTGTATTTAAACTCATTATGATTGAtcaattatcaatttaataaataaaatatattactgtgATGTATGGAAGTAGTCCAGCTGCTTGAATCAAACTTATTACCATAAGAgttcaataattaaaacacatCTGAACACTTCTATGTTATGTatatactattaatttattcattgttataaAGGTGACTTAATAAAAAGGAATactaggtattatattttaaattatttatttttttgctcatTTCAAAACGATATACTGGCAATACCAATTTTTACGCTGGCAATAATACTGTAATTCTGACAGATTTTTTATCTGTGTAAAATCTGACTGGTGACAAAACACAAGGTCACATCTTCGATAAAAACATGTGGAATGTATAAAAAGAATAAGTCGGTACTCTCGTCGATATTATGATGGTTAAGTGCGAGCGACTCTAGATATTTCGTGCACATAAAATGTGCATGTGATAAGGTGtacttaattttgtaattgtttacttataaataaatcaaaatgctAGAAGGATACGGTGCGGTAACGCAGGCCCTTTTAGGGACTCTTTTGACGTGGGGTCTAACCGCTGCTGGGGCCGgctgtgtattttttataagaggAAAACATGTAAGTTTTCTTTCGACCTCCGACATATGAAATTATTGAATGACTCAGTGataattttgatttgtttatgttttgttgtaGAGGAAACTACTTGACGTGTCATTAGGGTTTGCAGCTGGGGTAATGACTGCAGCCTCGTACTGGTCTCTCCTCGAGCCAGCTATTAATATGTGCAAAAAGTCATCACTGTATGGATCTGAGGGACAATATGCCTTTGTACCGGTGGCATTTGGATTCTTATTTGGTGCAGTATTTGTGTTTTGTACTGATCGATTCTTGGATTACTTGGGACTTAACTCTACAAACATGATGAtgtgtaagtataaaaatattattattatttcctaaaattattatcattgattCTTGTGCAACTTTTaactttcatttaattttattgataaaactatttaagCTGTAAACTTTTGAAGTGAATgcatactaataaaataaatagtataaatttatgtatattaattggCAACAGTGACAACTGCTGACATGTACaaggataataaaataaaataataaaagagttATATCTGTATGTTTAAGGACTCGGGGATGTCCAAATCTTTTATTAATCGTATCTTGACATTTCTgctataaattattcatattattctaAATAGTTTGATAATTTGATTTAAAGACAAACATCCTATTCCATATGATTAGTGCATTCTTATCAAGTTAtataaacattcaaaaataaatttgcactatataatttttgtttgtctaacaataaaaatatacaatagatTTACTATGTGCTCTGTCATTTATGATTATATTACATTCTAAGATATCTTAAGCAAAGCCCATCAATGAGATATTCAGATAAAACAATGTAGTTTCTGTTGAAGAGAAATTTATGCATACAAGTGCAGGCAATGATTCAAtcaaatagtaatttattatcatGGTACACAATAGCTCAGTGTACTTATGTCAGTCAGTGCAGTACTGTACTATGTCAAGGTATATACATATACTGTGTCATTGACGGATGAACTCCTTAACTGTATTTGAAGTTAACTTACAGATATTTGTGAActcttaaaatatattgatattattgataatttgaCACTTCTAAATTTTCCATATGGTTATCtttatttctgaaatattaatttaaaaaaatggtagtGATTCATAACTATCTTATATGTGTATTACAActtatgaatttaaatttatttagtatacacaatagtagtaaaaaaggaatcaaataatataaattcatgcactattaactttaaaatgagtATAGTACATTAAATTGCATATTTGTAGCAAACATTTCGAGAGTGTATTGGATTTATCTATACATGATCACATCATCATTTATCTTCACATGATTTCCAGATTATACTTTCATTGAGAAAAATGTAGGAACATAAATTTCATACACATAATGTTAAACCTTATTAAAGGatcattacatatttatatgtacgtgctaatctcaagaactactggtccgatttgaaaagaaacagttttagatagccaatttatagCTATAGATGCATTAGATAGCATTagctataggctttatatcctcacgctaagaccaataggagcagagtatcagtaaaaaatgttacgaatatagggaaaattttgacccattctctcttatgtgacgcaagcgaaattgcgcgagtcagctagtatattatattaagtatgtcCTGAGAAGTAAAACATGGTTTATATAGATTTTGAAtactaatacattatttatgttcatTGTTCCACATGATCAAGGAAGTACCAAGTATTTAACCAATGATTACAGTTTATGGTGTAGTGTTTGTTATCTGCTAGTCTTGAATatgatgttttgattttatactCTCAATGACTTTACTTTAAGGATTTTAGTTTTATCTAAAAGTCTTAGCTACTAAATGATTATATCTCAGCACAGAGGCAGTTGTTATCACAGcaaacaaacacaatattaGTTACTTTATAGCATTTGATTATAACATAGTAGTTAGTAATAAAAGGCAGCTGTAACTAAATTGCGATAAATTGGCTTAATTACTTCAATGTGTATGTgaatacatatatacttatgATTTCTTACATACAACTATATACccgataatataatttacggCATAAGGagaactattattataatgcacaTGAATGTTTACTAAATATAGCCATCTTAGTTACaagttattatattacaaacattactTAAGTAATAAACGGCCTTttaaataagcaataaaaatatacatacagacaACAGCTATaattcaaacatatttaaaactagcttttacccgcaactCCGTCCGCCACcaaaattttcccatgggaatgcgtcattttcccggggtaaaaagtagcctatgtcctttctcgggtatcaaaatatctccataccaaatttcatgcaaattggttcagtagtttaggcgtgattgagtaacagacagacggacagagttactttcgcgtttataaaataagtatggaTGAAACACGTCAGTGCAGGCATGttatcaaatgaaataaaatagtaataaaacaatgtatgtTTACATTACAGCAATTACAAAAACCAAAGATTCTAAGGAGAAACTTGAAGACTTGGAGATGATGACTGCTCTGACCAGGCGGCCATCAAACCAGACCAGTGTTGTGACCATGGACCCACAACAGCCGGCCGACTTCGCAGATTGCATCAGCAATCAACACACAGCACAAAGAAGGAGAGGGCATCACCACTCACATCACTCACTGGTACCtgttaaatctttaattaccTATAAGTTAACACAGGCTCATACAAACCTATATGTACACTAAACTATAAAATGCATcttatacataataaaacacTACTTTGATCTCTTGCAACATGATAAGTTATTGATTAAGTCATTGCGGATAAGTCATTTGTAAGTAAGAATGCAAGAAATTTGGGGGTGCCCCCTTGGCATTTTTGAAAGAAATCGAGTATGAAGTTCGAAAAAAGTCAAGTATTATGTTATCAGTAACTGagcgtatatttattttctgacaATCTTTTGCTCTATGAACTATTGAGCGCGCAATGTATGATCAATAGCATATAGGTTTtcgtaaaaaatgtatgtaataataggtataatatagaTTTATCGCAAACAGATCTTCGGATGTCCTTGCGACCATGCATACTATATTTGGTAAAGGTCGACAATGTCAAGTAAGGTTGAACAACCTGAACTGAGTATTTcgcgtaaaataaatatttaatacttatatgCCAAGTGTAAGgaaaatttttatataagtatgattaTGATAAGACTTGTGTCGGCCATTGCTTTGACCGACCCGCCGAATAATCGGTTGTAagctcaaaaataaaatagaattatttttctattaggtaggtacagtcgagttctataatatgtgaccgtgttgatgaatcaaaaatatataagcaatgttaagtttcataaaaatctccTTAgactcataaaaaaattattgattttgttccttttgtttttaattttctattcatcgatgatagttttttttgtgaTCGAGTTACGAATATatcaaacaatacatttattatagcAATCATAACATTTATAGTCATTATTGTTATCTAACGTGCATAAGTAGCAAGATGTTATCCTTAGACTCGCTCCTTGTGTAGTTACGCACCTAACAGTGGTGAActgatatttttcttataaaccATTTATTGCGCGCAGTTTGTTACTCGACTACATTTTGGATTAGTACCTAGCTGGACTTTCGGGCTCAATTCCCGGGTGGAGCTAGGTATTGCTTGCCTTATCTAATTTGTTTAATGTGTCTAGTACATAATATCTAATActggcttttgtttttttacataggataaaagtaaatgtaaacttaggtatatttttacACTTCGGTCTAGAAGCCTGatgtcataataaatatttattttaattaacataagcAGGCTTAGATTTTCGATCGGCTCATAAAATCGCCCACCACAATAACACGCAGTATATTATTTATCGCGCCGCGTACATCCGTAGCGAATGTACGTTACAATTGAATTATCATCGCGTTGTTATAAAACAAGtactttttattcaaactacttatgcaataaattataatgctTACAGAAAGTTGGTGAGAATGGCGAAGGCGACCGGCGTGACAGCGTCATGAAGTCATTGGAAGCGCGGCAGTCTCAGTGGAAGAGAATTATGCTTCTTGTAGTGGCCATCACTGTACACAACATTCCCGAGGGTCTCGCTGTGGGCGTATCGTTTGGTGCTGCCGGCTCATCCGACGATGCTTCTTTTCACACAGCCAGGTTAGTAACTAACTATTATGAATCTATTCGTTAAACCATTCAAAGCAAATATAGAATCACTTGCACCTAcggtaaaatatttgttaacagTGACATCTATTGATAGAGTTGTGTAGTAGCACCTAATTGCAACACGTACATAACACGATTTTAAATCGAATCTGCTACCATCTAGTGGGATCTACGTTTACTACTACCGATAAATGACTGTCGTGTTTCAAGCCAATAGAATACCGCCAGAAAACACTAAACTTTCAACAAAATCTttatagatggcgttactggtaggcaataaaaaaatgtttgatataaTTAGCCCGATAATGACTCAAGTAATGTTGCTAAACTTTAACGAACtacttttttcattaaaattataaattagtagcactgaaatatttatctattaatgaCGTACAAGTATCAATCAAAATCTTGTAAGAACTAGGCATAGTTAATTCTTAAAAATCTATTGTGTTGTGTAACTGTAG contains:
- the Zip48C gene encoding zinc/iron regulated transporter-related protein 48C; amino-acid sequence: MLEGYGAVTQALLGTLLTWGLTAAGAGCVFFIRGKHRKLLDVSLGFAAGVMTAASYWSLLEPAINMCKKSSLYGSEGQYAFVPVAFGFLFGAVFVFCTDRFLDYLGLNSTNMMMSITKTKDSKEKLEDLEMMTALTRRPSNQTSVVTMDPQQPADFADCISNQHTAQRRRGHHHSHHSLKVGENGEGDRRDSVMKSLEARQSQWKRIMLLVVAITVHNIPEGLAVGVSFGAAGSSDDASFHTARNLALGIGIQNFPEGLAVSLPLQAAGFSVWRAFWYGQLSGMVEPVFGVLGAVAVAAAQPALPYALAFAAGAMIYVVADDIIPEANASGNGKLATWGCIIGFVVMMSMDVGLG